The following proteins are co-located in the Stigmatella aurantiaca genome:
- a CDS encoding Na+/H+ antiporter subunit C, translating to MEVVLAIAIGILTGSGVWLLLRPRTFQLVVGLSLLSYAVNLFIFSIGGLAINKEPILADGVPPDLAHYTDPVPQALVLTAIVISFAMTALLLVIILASRGMTGTDHVDGTEP from the coding sequence ATGGAGGTGGTGCTTGCGATCGCTATCGGCATCCTGACTGGCTCGGGCGTCTGGCTCCTGCTGCGGCCCCGCACGTTCCAGCTTGTCGTCGGCCTGTCGCTCCTCTCCTATGCGGTCAACCTCTTCATCTTCAGCATCGGCGGACTGGCCATCAACAAGGAGCCCATCCTCGCGGACGGCGTCCCGCCGGACCTCGCGCACTACACGGATCCGGTTCCGCAGGCACTCGTGCTGACAGCCATCGTCATCAGCTTCGCGATGACGGCGCTCCTCCTGGTCATCATCCTGGCCTCACGCGGGATGACCGGGACCGACCATGTGGACGGCACTGAGCCATGA
- a CDS encoding adenylate/guanylate cyclase domain-containing protein, protein MWLILNPGLLTERVLPLPEGLTTIGRAEENSVYVPNASLSRRHAQLERQGEQIVLVDLKSKNGTFVDEARVERQVLRAGAAFRCGEVSFKLMRPASEPKPTYTQELQTRFSPGDMEELLLGTHTQGNSVLKLRQAPPSDGRAAEKLQVLLKVSQLLSSLGPIDELLERIIQLVFRILEVDRAAIFLVDPSDGTLRPRVARLSSGEVPSGDFYSHQIIEYVRTRSVAALFADALQDPRLEGASSVMVQSIHASMCVPLKPHDEVLGVLYVDNLSQSNRFTEEDLEFLTAFANQAAIALESSMLSQRLAEEAVLRNTYLRFFPATVIKKLQSTRGAPLERVATEVTVLFSDISGFTSLSSRLDPLQVMDLLNEYFPVMAEIVFRHEGTLEKYIGDALMAIWGAPFPQPDDADRALRAAVEMQHALARLNARWRTEGKPELQIHIGLNTGRVAAGNIGSEHYLQYATIGDATNVASRVCSAASDGEICIAEVTFQRCEERSWPLERLPPVQVKGKQEPLTLYRVDWSAAPAR, encoded by the coding sequence ATGTGGCTCATCCTGAATCCCGGCCTGCTCACGGAGCGGGTTCTTCCTCTGCCCGAGGGGCTGACCACCATCGGCCGGGCGGAGGAGAACAGCGTCTACGTCCCCAACGCCAGCTTGTCCCGCCGCCACGCCCAGCTTGAGCGTCAAGGCGAGCAGATCGTCCTCGTCGACCTCAAAAGCAAGAACGGGACGTTCGTCGATGAGGCCCGCGTGGAGCGCCAGGTGCTGCGCGCGGGGGCTGCCTTCCGCTGCGGGGAGGTGTCCTTCAAGCTCATGCGTCCGGCAAGTGAGCCGAAGCCCACCTACACCCAGGAGCTTCAGACCCGGTTCTCGCCTGGAGACATGGAAGAGCTGCTCCTGGGAACGCACACCCAGGGGAATTCCGTCCTGAAGCTGCGGCAGGCGCCGCCCAGTGACGGCCGCGCCGCCGAGAAGCTCCAGGTGCTGCTCAAGGTGAGCCAGCTGCTCTCCTCGCTCGGCCCCATCGATGAACTGCTGGAGCGCATCATCCAGCTCGTCTTTCGCATTCTCGAAGTGGACCGGGCGGCGATCTTCCTGGTGGATCCCTCCGACGGGACGCTCCGCCCACGGGTGGCCCGGCTCTCCTCGGGAGAGGTTCCCTCCGGCGACTTCTACAGCCATCAGATCATCGAGTACGTGCGCACACGCAGCGTGGCGGCGCTGTTCGCCGATGCGCTGCAGGATCCCCGGCTCGAAGGGGCTTCCTCGGTGATGGTGCAGTCCATCCACGCTTCCATGTGTGTCCCGCTCAAGCCTCACGACGAGGTGCTGGGTGTGCTGTACGTGGACAACCTCTCCCAGTCCAACCGCTTCACCGAGGAGGACCTGGAGTTCCTCACCGCCTTCGCCAACCAGGCCGCCATCGCCCTGGAGAGCTCGATGCTCTCGCAGCGGTTGGCCGAGGAGGCCGTGCTCCGCAACACCTACCTGCGCTTCTTCCCGGCCACCGTCATCAAGAAGCTGCAGAGCACCCGGGGCGCTCCGCTGGAGCGGGTCGCGACGGAGGTGACCGTCCTCTTCTCGGACATCAGCGGGTTCACCTCGCTGTCCTCCCGGCTGGACCCATTGCAGGTCATGGACCTGCTCAACGAGTACTTCCCCGTGATGGCGGAGATCGTCTTCCGTCACGAGGGCACGTTGGAGAAGTACATCGGGGATGCGCTGATGGCGATCTGGGGCGCGCCGTTCCCTCAGCCCGATGACGCGGACCGGGCGCTGCGCGCGGCCGTGGAGATGCAGCATGCGCTCGCCCGGCTGAACGCACGCTGGCGGACCGAGGGCAAGCCGGAGCTCCAGATTCACATCGGCCTCAACACCGGCCGTGTCGCCGCGGGCAACATCGGCTCCGAGCACTATCTGCAGTACGCCACCATCGGGGATGCCACCAACGTCGCCAGCCGCGTCTGCAGCGCCGCCTCCGATGGGGAGATCTGCATCGCCGAGGTGACTTTTCAGCGCTGCGAGGAGCGCTCCTGGCCTCTGGAGCGGTTGCCGCCGGTTCAGGTCAAGGGCAAGCAGGAGCCCTTGACGCTGTACCGGGTGGACTGGAGCGCGGCGCCTGCGCGGTGA
- a CDS encoding glycosyl hydrolase family 18 protein, whose protein sequence is MLNTASKLRSLASGAVLLATLVGCSGEQDFSQEGSPSAETSLNRAGISSLAVAAWAPNVSYTVGTLVTYGGSTYKCVQAHTSLTGWEPSNVPALWELQSGGGDTQAPSAPSNLTSPSKTATSVSLAWGASNDNVGVAGYDVYRNGSLAGSTGSTSFTVSNLTASTAYSFSIKAKDAAGNVSAASNTLSVTTNASGPACAALPSVPGGLASPSKSSSSVSLTWNAASPGTNCSIAGYDIYNGSTRVAQTSGTGTSYTVSGLNANTAYTFSVAARNEYGASAKSSGVSVTTSPASSGGGKIILGYFAQWGVYGRNYHVKNIVTSGSASKLTHINYAFGNVTNGQCVLGDTYADYDRAYTAAESVDGVADTWDTGALRGSFNQLRKLKKAYPNIKVIFSFGGWTWSGGFAQAAANPAAFAESCYKLVEDPRWADVFDGIDIDWEYPNACGLSCDTSGPDAYVRLMAALRARFGSSNLVTAAVPAGAANINAANYGAAAQYLDWYNVMSYDFFGAFNAQGPTAPHSALYAWPGMPTANGQDKFYTDAAIQLFKSKGVPASKLLIGVGFYGRGWTGVSGTNGGLNQPATGAAQGTYEPGIEDYKVLKQTCPATGTVAGTAYALCNGNWWSYDTPATIATKMTYKKDQSLGGAFFWELSGDTANGELINALYNNR, encoded by the coding sequence ATGCTCAACACCGCCTCGAAACTCAGAAGTCTCGCTTCAGGAGCCGTCTTACTCGCCACACTGGTGGGGTGTTCCGGGGAGCAGGACTTCTCCCAAGAGGGCAGCCCCTCCGCGGAGACGTCGCTCAACCGGGCCGGCATCTCCTCTCTGGCCGTCGCCGCGTGGGCGCCCAACGTCAGCTACACGGTGGGCACGCTGGTGACCTACGGCGGCAGCACGTACAAGTGCGTGCAGGCTCACACCTCGCTGACCGGCTGGGAGCCGTCGAACGTCCCGGCGCTCTGGGAGCTTCAGTCGGGCGGCGGCGACACGCAGGCGCCCTCGGCTCCGTCCAACCTGACGTCGCCGTCGAAGACCGCCACCTCCGTCTCCCTGGCCTGGGGCGCCTCGAACGATAACGTCGGCGTGGCGGGTTACGACGTCTACCGGAACGGCTCGCTCGCCGGCAGCACGGGCAGCACGTCCTTCACCGTCAGCAACCTGACCGCCTCCACCGCCTACTCCTTCTCCATCAAGGCCAAGGATGCCGCGGGCAACGTCTCGGCGGCCTCCAACACCCTGTCGGTCACCACGAACGCCTCGGGCCCCGCTTGCGCGGCGCTGCCCAGCGTTCCCGGCGGCCTGGCCTCTCCGTCGAAGAGCTCCTCGTCGGTCAGCCTCACGTGGAACGCCGCGAGCCCGGGCACCAACTGCTCCATCGCCGGCTACGACATCTACAACGGCAGCACCCGCGTGGCCCAGACGAGCGGCACCGGCACGAGCTACACCGTGTCCGGCCTGAACGCCAACACGGCCTACACGTTCTCCGTGGCGGCCCGCAACGAGTACGGCGCTTCGGCCAAGAGCTCGGGCGTGAGCGTCACCACCAGCCCGGCCAGCAGCGGCGGCGGCAAGATCATCCTCGGCTACTTCGCGCAGTGGGGCGTCTACGGCCGCAACTACCACGTCAAGAACATCGTCACCAGCGGCTCGGCCAGCAAGCTGACCCACATCAACTACGCCTTCGGCAACGTCACCAACGGCCAGTGCGTGCTGGGTGACACCTACGCCGACTACGACCGCGCCTACACGGCCGCGGAGAGCGTCGACGGCGTTGCTGACACCTGGGACACGGGCGCGCTGCGCGGCAGCTTCAACCAGCTGCGCAAGCTCAAGAAGGCCTACCCCAACATCAAGGTCATCTTCTCGTTCGGTGGCTGGACCTGGTCGGGCGGCTTCGCGCAGGCGGCGGCCAACCCGGCGGCCTTCGCCGAGTCCTGCTACAAGCTCGTCGAGGACCCGCGCTGGGCCGACGTGTTCGACGGCATCGACATTGACTGGGAGTACCCGAACGCCTGCGGCCTCAGCTGCGACACGAGCGGCCCGGATGCGTACGTGCGCCTGATGGCGGCCCTCCGTGCCCGCTTCGGCTCGTCGAACCTGGTGACCGCGGCGGTGCCCGCGGGTGCGGCGAACATCAACGCGGCCAACTACGGTGCCGCGGCCCAGTACCTCGACTGGTACAACGTGATGAGCTACGACTTCTTCGGCGCCTTCAACGCCCAGGGTCCGACGGCTCCCCACTCGGCGCTGTACGCGTGGCCGGGCATGCCGACGGCGAACGGCCAGGACAAGTTCTACACCGACGCGGCCATCCAGCTCTTCAAGAGCAAGGGCGTGCCGGCCAGCAAGCTGCTCATCGGCGTCGGCTTCTACGGCCGCGGCTGGACGGGCGTGTCCGGCACCAACGGCGGCCTGAACCAGCCGGCCACCGGCGCGGCGCAGGGCACGTATGAGCCGGGCATCGAGGACTACAAGGTCCTCAAGCAGACCTGCCCCGCGACGGGCACCGTGGCGGGCACGGCGTACGCCCTCTGCAACGGCAACTGGTGGAGCTATGACACCCCGGCGACCATCGCCACCAAGATGACCTACAAGAAGGACCAGAGCCTGGGCGGCGCGTTCTTCTGGGAGCTGTCCGGCGACACCGCCAACGGTGAGCTGATCAACGCGCTCTACAACAACCGCTAA
- a CDS encoding Na+/H+ antiporter subunit E → MRRLIPSPVLSVALLLLWILLMQSVSAGTLVLGVVLALFWPAVTVQLRPAPVRLRKPLVMARLFCRVAVEMLRSNAEVAWAILTQQSRGIRSGFVLVPLELKDPNGLAVLAVIVTFTPGTAWAQLSADNRVLLLHVLAIQSEAELVAFIKQRYERPLKEIFE, encoded by the coding sequence ATGAGGCGGCTCATTCCCTCCCCCGTGCTCTCGGTGGCACTGCTCCTGCTGTGGATATTGCTCATGCAGTCGGTGAGCGCGGGGACGCTGGTGCTGGGCGTTGTCCTGGCGCTTTTCTGGCCCGCGGTGACCGTCCAGCTCAGGCCAGCGCCCGTGCGGTTGCGCAAGCCCCTGGTGATGGCACGCCTGTTCTGCCGGGTGGCCGTCGAGATGTTGCGGTCGAACGCCGAGGTGGCATGGGCCATCCTCACCCAGCAGTCACGCGGCATCCGTTCCGGCTTCGTTCTCGTTCCGCTCGAGCTGAAGGATCCCAACGGGCTGGCCGTTCTGGCGGTGATCGTCACCTTTACGCCGGGCACCGCCTGGGCGCAGCTCTCGGCGGACAATCGCGTCCTTCTGCTGCACGTGCTCGCCATCCAGAGCGAGGCGGAGCTGGTGGCTTTCATCAAGCAGCGCTACGAGCGCCCGCTCAAGGAGATCTTCGAATGA
- a CDS encoding monovalent cation/H+ antiporter subunit A: MPLLALLLIPWVSGVIAALLPTSARNRAAALSGLTALVGLVGVALHFPSVQDGGLRVERFSWVPSLGLHLVLRLDGFSWTFCVLVLGIGALVMLYARYYLSPSDPVPRFFAFLLAFMGAMLGVILSGNLLQLAFFWELTSLFSFLLIGYWNQRKDAQRGARMALTVTGMGGLSLLAGLLTLGHVAGSYELDAVLGSAQAIKAHPLYPVALCLILVGAFTKSAQFPFHFWLPNAMAAPTPVSAYLHSAAMVKLGVFLLARLWPALSGTETWFWLTGSAGLVTLLLGAWAALFQRDLKGLLAYSTISHLGLVVLLLGLNSPLAAVAAVFHIMNHAAFKASLFMAVGIIDHETGTRDIRRLSGLFRLMPITGTLALVATAAMAGVPLLNGFLSKEMFFAETVFIDAIPAVQWGLPIVATLAGMGSVAYSLRFVVRVFFGPASELNTPRVPEEPPSWMRAPVEVLVLLCLVVGIVPAMSIGPILKAAAWQVVGGQIPPYSLKLWHGFTPPLLMSMLALGGGTVLYRAVRRREAGREGLADGFMGRLDGGRLFTSLLAWLTAASRWIRRWLLTAGLQRQLMAMVLVTLLVGFVALWGGIGPGDRPLVPLSPVFIALWVAGGTAAVGAAWQAKFHRLAALMLSGTAGAVCCITFIWFSAPDLALTQLTVEVVTTLLILLGLRWLPAREPARGVYDAHTRRIAQARRARDFIIAVSAGCGMALLAYAVMTRELPERTSFFLEHSLSGGGGRNVVNVMLVDFRGFDTFGEGVVLALVALTVYALLRRFRPAPEVMELPPQQQVLPMDLQTDLVNPRQARDTAVGYLMVPAVLVRLLLPVSGVVAAFFFLRGHNAPGGGFVAGLVMSVGFLLQYLISGTEWVEQRLRLAPRALIGTGLLLVLGTAAGAFVAGYPLLTSHTFHLSVPVLGEIHIGSATPFDLGVFCLVLGSTLLILVALAHQSIRAPRASGGD, translated from the coding sequence ATGCCACTTCTTGCCCTTCTGCTCATTCCCTGGGTTTCCGGTGTCATCGCGGCACTGCTGCCCACGAGTGCCCGGAACCGCGCAGCGGCGCTTTCGGGCCTCACCGCGCTGGTGGGCCTCGTGGGCGTGGCGCTCCACTTCCCGAGCGTTCAGGACGGAGGCCTGCGGGTCGAGCGCTTCTCGTGGGTACCCTCGCTCGGGCTCCACCTCGTGCTGCGGCTCGACGGCTTCTCGTGGACATTCTGCGTGCTCGTCCTGGGCATCGGCGCGCTGGTGATGCTGTATGCGCGGTACTACCTCTCGCCGTCGGATCCAGTACCGAGGTTCTTCGCCTTCCTCCTGGCATTCATGGGGGCAATGCTGGGAGTGATCCTCTCGGGGAACCTGCTGCAGCTTGCCTTCTTCTGGGAGCTGACCTCCCTCTTCTCGTTCCTGCTCATTGGCTACTGGAACCAGCGGAAGGACGCCCAGCGCGGGGCCCGGATGGCGCTGACGGTCACCGGCATGGGCGGCCTGAGCCTCCTCGCGGGGCTGCTGACGCTCGGCCACGTGGCAGGAAGCTACGAGCTGGATGCCGTCCTTGGAAGCGCGCAGGCCATCAAGGCCCACCCGCTCTACCCGGTGGCGCTCTGCCTCATCCTCGTCGGCGCGTTCACCAAGAGCGCCCAGTTCCCCTTTCACTTCTGGCTCCCGAACGCGATGGCGGCCCCGACGCCCGTGTCGGCGTACCTGCACTCGGCGGCCATGGTGAAGCTGGGCGTGTTCCTGCTGGCGCGGCTGTGGCCGGCGCTGTCGGGAACGGAGACCTGGTTCTGGCTCACCGGCTCCGCGGGGCTCGTCACGCTGCTGCTCGGCGCGTGGGCGGCGCTGTTCCAGCGCGACCTGAAGGGGCTGCTCGCATACTCCACCATCTCGCACCTCGGGCTGGTGGTGCTGCTGCTTGGGCTTAACAGCCCGCTCGCGGCGGTCGCGGCGGTGTTTCACATCATGAACCATGCGGCCTTCAAGGCATCGCTGTTCATGGCGGTGGGAATCATCGATCATGAGACGGGGACGCGGGACATCCGCCGGCTGTCGGGGCTCTTCCGCCTGATGCCCATCACCGGCACGCTCGCGCTGGTGGCCACCGCGGCGATGGCGGGAGTCCCGCTGCTCAATGGCTTCCTGTCGAAGGAAATGTTCTTCGCCGAGACGGTCTTCATCGACGCCATCCCCGCCGTCCAGTGGGGCCTGCCCATCGTGGCGACCCTGGCGGGCATGGGCAGCGTCGCCTACTCGCTCCGGTTCGTGGTGAGGGTGTTCTTCGGGCCCGCCAGTGAGCTGAACACCCCGCGTGTGCCGGAGGAGCCGCCCAGTTGGATGCGGGCTCCCGTGGAGGTGCTGGTCCTCCTGTGCCTGGTGGTGGGCATCGTGCCTGCGATGTCGATTGGGCCCATCCTCAAGGCCGCGGCCTGGCAGGTCGTGGGCGGGCAGATCCCGCCCTACAGCCTCAAGCTCTGGCATGGCTTCACGCCTCCGCTCCTCATGAGCATGCTGGCGCTCGGCGGTGGCACGGTGTTGTACCGGGCCGTCCGGCGGCGGGAGGCGGGGCGGGAGGGACTCGCAGACGGCTTCATGGGGCGGCTCGACGGCGGGAGGCTCTTCACGTCGCTGCTGGCGTGGCTTACCGCGGCGAGCCGGTGGATCCGCCGCTGGCTGCTCACCGCGGGTCTCCAGCGGCAGCTGATGGCGATGGTGCTGGTCACGCTGCTGGTGGGCTTCGTGGCGCTGTGGGGCGGCATCGGCCCGGGAGATCGTCCGCTGGTGCCGCTCTCGCCGGTGTTCATCGCGCTATGGGTGGCCGGAGGCACCGCGGCGGTGGGAGCCGCCTGGCAGGCGAAGTTTCACCGGCTCGCCGCTCTCATGCTCTCGGGGACCGCGGGCGCGGTGTGCTGCATCACGTTCATCTGGTTCTCCGCGCCGGACCTGGCGCTCACCCAGCTCACCGTCGAAGTGGTGACGACGCTGCTCATCCTGCTGGGCCTCAGGTGGCTTCCGGCGCGGGAGCCCGCTCGCGGCGTGTACGACGCGCACACCCGGCGGATTGCCCAGGCCCGGCGGGCCCGCGACTTCATCATCGCGGTGAGCGCAGGCTGCGGGATGGCGCTCCTTGCCTATGCGGTGATGACGCGCGAGCTCCCCGAGCGCACCTCCTTCTTCCTCGAGCACTCCTTGAGCGGCGGAGGCGGGCGCAACGTGGTGAACGTGATGCTGGTGGACTTCCGCGGGTTCGACACTTTCGGCGAGGGCGTGGTGCTGGCGCTCGTCGCGCTCACGGTCTACGCGCTCCTGCGGCGCTTCCGGCCGGCGCCCGAGGTGATGGAACTGCCGCCACAGCAGCAGGTGCTGCCCATGGACCTGCAGACGGATCTGGTGAACCCGCGCCAGGCGCGTGACACGGCGGTGGGCTACCTGATGGTCCCCGCGGTGCTGGTCCGCCTGCTCCTGCCCGTCTCGGGAGTCGTGGCGGCATTCTTCTTCCTGCGTGGGCACAACGCGCCGGGCGGCGGGTTCGTGGCGGGGCTGGTGATGTCCGTGGGCTTTCTGCTCCAGTACCTCATCTCCGGGACGGAGTGGGTCGAGCAGCGGCTGCGCCTCGCACCGCGCGCGCTGATCGGCACCGGGCTCCTGTTGGTGCTCGGCACCGCCGCAGGGGCGTTCGTGGCCGGGTATCCGCTCCTCACCTCGCACACCTTCCATCTGAGCGTGCCAGTGCTGGGTGAAATCCACATCGGAAGCGCGACGCCCTTCGACCTGGGCGTGTTCTGCCTGGTGCTGGGCTCCACGCTGCTCATCCTCGTGGCGCTCGCGCACCAGTCGATCCGCGCGCCCCGGGCCTCGGGAGGTGACTGA
- a CDS encoding K+/H+ antiporter subunit F, whose translation MSPLLSWALAFALGCLALGIMLALARMILGPRAEDRVLAFDCLYLNVMLVILALGLIYRSSSYFEAALLIALFGFVGSTAMSKFLLRGEIIE comes from the coding sequence ATGAGCCCTCTGCTCTCCTGGGCACTGGCATTCGCCCTGGGCTGTCTTGCCCTGGGCATCATGCTGGCGCTGGCACGGATGATCCTCGGACCCAGAGCGGAGGACCGCGTGTTGGCGTTCGACTGCCTGTACCTGAACGTGATGCTGGTCATCCTCGCGCTGGGACTCATCTATCGCAGCAGCTCCTACTTCGAAGCGGCGCTCTTGATTGCCCTGTTCGGGTTCGTAGGCTCCACGGCGATGTCCAAGTTCCTCTTGCGCGGAGAGATCATCGAATGA
- a CDS encoding monovalent cation/H+ antiporter subunit D, with translation MSTLIQALMPHLMVAPILLPMLIAAVMILLGEGKRPAKLLLGMSSALLGLAISVALFSWVDTHGAVAYLPGNWPAPFGITLAVDRLSAGMLVLTWTLGTCALSFASARWHRAGVHFHPLFQLQLMGLSGAFLTADVFNLFVFFEILLAASYGLLLHGSGKPRVRAGVHYVAVNLAASSLFLIGVSMIYGVTGTLNMAELSARLSEGDVANRHLIDAGAAILAVAFLAKAAAWPLNFWLVPAYASATPPVAAMFAVLTKVGVYALMRLWTLMFAGGPLAGFGADGLLVFGVVSAVLAALGMLASQRLAVQAAGGVMVSAGTLLAALGLGEEAVLGSAVFYLVSSTLASSAFFLLIDLVERWRAGATVVDEAPFLSATLKDQEVNLDDEGEPLVALPFPASTALMGIAFMVCTLLTSGLPPLPTFIGKLGMLSAALGPGGGSTPVSQRAWLFTGVLLGCGLLTLIALTRTGIRTFWWEMERAPPRVRAPEGLPLVALLAACGVLTLAAGPTLELANATARSLYDRRGYIHAVLGAEVRPPPTAREAGP, from the coding sequence ATGAGCACGCTCATCCAGGCCCTGATGCCTCACTTGATGGTGGCCCCCATCCTCCTGCCCATGCTGATCGCGGCGGTGATGATCCTGCTGGGCGAAGGCAAGCGCCCCGCCAAGCTGCTGCTGGGGATGAGCTCCGCGCTGCTGGGGCTCGCCATCTCGGTGGCGCTCTTCTCATGGGTGGACACCCACGGCGCCGTCGCCTACCTGCCCGGCAACTGGCCCGCGCCGTTCGGGATTACCCTGGCGGTGGACCGGCTCTCGGCGGGAATGCTGGTGCTGACCTGGACCCTGGGGACCTGCGCGCTCTCCTTCGCCTCGGCGCGCTGGCACCGTGCGGGCGTTCACTTCCACCCGCTCTTTCAACTCCAGCTCATGGGGCTGTCGGGCGCGTTCCTGACGGCGGACGTCTTCAACCTCTTCGTCTTCTTCGAGATCCTGCTCGCCGCCTCGTACGGCTTGTTGCTGCATGGCTCCGGAAAGCCGCGGGTCCGCGCGGGCGTGCACTACGTGGCGGTGAACCTCGCCGCCTCGTCGCTCTTCCTCATCGGCGTGTCGATGATCTACGGCGTCACGGGGACGCTCAACATGGCGGAGCTCTCGGCGCGCCTGTCCGAGGGGGACGTGGCCAACCGCCACCTCATCGACGCGGGAGCCGCCATCCTCGCGGTGGCGTTCCTGGCCAAGGCGGCGGCCTGGCCTCTCAACTTCTGGCTCGTCCCCGCCTATGCGTCGGCGACTCCGCCCGTGGCGGCGATGTTCGCGGTGCTCACGAAGGTCGGCGTCTACGCGCTGATGCGGCTGTGGACGCTGATGTTCGCCGGGGGGCCGCTGGCGGGGTTCGGCGCGGACGGCCTGCTCGTGTTCGGGGTGGTCTCCGCGGTGCTCGCGGCCCTGGGGATGCTCGCTTCTCAGCGGCTCGCGGTCCAGGCGGCGGGAGGGGTGATGGTCTCCGCCGGGACGCTGCTGGCCGCGCTGGGGCTGGGCGAGGAGGCCGTCCTCGGCTCCGCGGTGTTCTACCTGGTGAGCTCCACGCTGGCCTCCAGCGCGTTCTTCCTGCTCATCGACCTCGTCGAGCGTTGGCGCGCGGGGGCGACCGTGGTGGACGAGGCGCCCTTCTTGAGCGCGACGCTCAAGGACCAGGAGGTCAACCTCGATGACGAAGGGGAGCCGCTCGTCGCCCTGCCGTTCCCCGCTTCCACCGCGCTGATGGGCATCGCCTTCATGGTGTGCACGCTGCTCACCTCGGGCCTGCCGCCCCTGCCCACGTTTATTGGCAAGCTGGGCATGTTGTCGGCGGCGCTCGGGCCAGGCGGAGGGAGCACGCCTGTCTCCCAACGGGCCTGGCTGTTCACCGGCGTGCTGCTGGGCTGCGGCCTGCTCACCCTCATCGCGCTCACGCGCACAGGCATCCGGACCTTCTGGTGGGAGATGGAGCGCGCGCCTCCCCGGGTCCGGGCGCCGGAGGGGCTGCCCTTGGTGGCGCTCCTCGCCGCGTGCGGAGTGCTGACACTGGCGGCGGGGCCCACATTGGAGCTCGCGAACGCAACGGCGCGATCCCTCTATGACCGCCGCGGGTACATCCATGCGGTCCTCGGTGCAGAGGTGCGGCCGCCCCCCACGGCGCGGGAGGCTGGGCCATGA
- a CDS encoding Crp/Fnr family transcriptional regulator: MSYSQLLAQISIFENLQPDDLEQLSARLRSRRYAKGEIVFHQGDVGTALYIVRKGEVAIRLSSDDGKEAILALLDRGDFFGELALLDDEPRSTDAIAREESDLLVLQREDFRHFLEERPHLAMKFLSALTRMVRRVTQLIHDATFLDARTRLVRVLLDLAQQQGKPGAAGVVINQRLTQSELANLCGLTRESTNKWLRFYVREGLLSYEGGKITLVKPERLNQEAE, from the coding sequence ATGTCGTACTCACAGCTGCTGGCTCAGATTTCCATCTTCGAGAACCTTCAACCGGATGACCTGGAGCAGTTGTCCGCGCGCTTGCGCTCTCGGCGCTATGCCAAGGGCGAGATCGTCTTCCACCAGGGAGACGTGGGCACGGCCCTCTACATTGTCCGCAAGGGCGAGGTGGCCATCCGGCTCAGCTCGGATGACGGCAAGGAGGCCATCCTGGCGCTGCTCGACCGGGGAGACTTCTTCGGTGAGCTGGCGCTCCTGGACGATGAGCCGCGCTCGACGGACGCCATCGCGCGTGAGGAGAGCGACCTGCTCGTCCTCCAGCGGGAGGACTTCCGCCACTTCCTGGAGGAGCGTCCGCACCTGGCCATGAAGTTCCTGTCCGCCCTGACGCGCATGGTGCGGCGCGTCACGCAGCTCATTCACGATGCGACCTTCCTGGACGCACGGACGCGGCTGGTCCGGGTGCTGCTGGACCTGGCCCAGCAGCAAGGGAAGCCAGGCGCTGCCGGGGTGGTCATCAACCAGCGGCTGACGCAGTCGGAGCTGGCCAACCTGTGTGGCCTGACCCGCGAGAGCACGAACAAGTGGCTGCGCTTCTATGTGCGCGAGGGGCTGCTCTCCTATGAAGGGGGGAAGATCACCCTGGTGAAGCCCGAGCGGTTGAACCAGGAGGCGGAGTAA
- the mnhG gene encoding monovalent cation/H(+) antiporter subunit G yields the protein MNGWTPPWVDALTAVLVVVGALAALIGSFGVLRLKSFFQRVHAPTLGATLGTWSFTLATAVQVSFERGQFYLHALLIAVFIALTAPVTTVFLMRAAVFRGRMRGEDIPAAE from the coding sequence ATGAACGGGTGGACGCCTCCGTGGGTGGATGCGCTGACCGCGGTGCTCGTGGTGGTGGGCGCGCTGGCGGCACTGATCGGCTCGTTCGGGGTGCTACGCCTGAAGAGCTTCTTTCAGCGCGTCCATGCGCCCACCCTGGGAGCGACGCTGGGAACCTGGAGCTTCACGCTCGCGACGGCAGTGCAGGTCTCCTTCGAGCGCGGCCAGTTCTACCTTCATGCGCTGCTCATCGCGGTGTTCATTGCCCTCACCGCGCCGGTCACCACCGTGTTCCTGATGCGGGCCGCGGTGTTCCGGGGACGCATGCGTGGCGAGGACATTCCGGCAGCCGAGTGA